One segment of Setaria viridis chromosome 4, Setaria_viridis_v4.0, whole genome shotgun sequence DNA contains the following:
- the LOC117853288 gene encoding peroxidase P7 — protein sequence MSPSRIASWLAPLILSAVLLSCTVANGDHRLSVSYYDKSCPSVQSIVQFVMASRVAADQAIAPAVLRLFFHDCFVNGCDASVLLDDDGRHFFESEKAAEPNDSLRGFDVIDEIKSHLEHSCPATVSCADILALASRDAVALLGGPAWNVQLGRKDSRAADKYAAMTELPSPKDNLTALVQLFERYGLDAKDLVALSGAHSVGTARCLHYRERVYGYDGQGGADDIDPSFAEIRRQTCQAGGDDAMAPFDEQTPMRFDNAYYKDLIARRGLLTSDQELYGCGGPLDHLVERYSMDGEAFAKDFAKAMVKMGKIPPPPGKPVEVRLTCSKVNY from the exons ATGTCGCCGTCGAGGATAGCTTCTTGGCTTGCTCCGCTGATCCTGTCTGCAGTGCTTCTCTCGTGCACCGTCGCCAACGGTGACCACCGTCTCTCCGTCAGCTACTACGACAAGTCCTGCCCCAGCGTGCAGAGCATCGTCCAGTTCGTGATGGCGTCCAGGGTCGCCGCCGACCAGGCGATTGCCCCCGCAGTGCTCCGCctcttcttccacgactgcttcgtcaac GGATGCGACGCCTCGGTCCTCCTGGACGACGACGGCAGGCACTTCTTCGAGAGCGAGAAGGCCGCCGAGCCCAACGACTCGCTCCGCGGCTTCGACGTGATCGACGAGATCAAGTCCCACCTCGAGCACTCCTgcccggccaccgtctcctgcgccgacatcctcgcccTGGCCTCCCGGGACGCCGTCGCCCTGCTCGGCGGCCCGGCATGGAACGTGCAGCTCGGCCGCAAGGACTCGCGCGCCGCCGACAAGTACGCGGCCATGACGGAGCTCCCCAGCCCGAAGGACAACCTCACCGCCCTCGTCCAGCTGTTCGAGAGGTACGGCCTCGACGCCAAGGACCTGGTCGCTCTCTCCGGCGCCCACAGCGTCGGCACGGCGCGGTGCCTCCACTACAGGGAACGCGTCTACGGCTACGACGGCCagggcggcgccgacgacatCGACCCCTCGTTCGCGGAGATCCGCCGGCAGACGTgccaggccggcggcgacgacgccaTGGCGCCGTTCGACGAGCAGACGCCGATGAGGTTTGACAACGCCTACTACAAGGACCTGATCGCACGGCGCGGCCTTCTCACCtccgaccaggagctctacggCTGCGGTGGCCCGCTGGACCATCTGGTGGAGAGGTACAGCATGGATGGCGAGGCGTTCGCGAAGGACTTCGCCAAGGCCATGGTCAAAATGGGCAAAATTCCACCACCACCGGGGAAGCCGGTGGAGGTGAGACTCACCTGCAGTAAGGTCAACTATTGA